In Cryptococcus gattii WM276 chromosome A, complete sequence, one genomic interval encodes:
- a CDS encoding Hypothetical protein (Similar to TIGR gene model, INSD accession AAW41141.1; CNA06060): MSFRTATRFTARLAAQRNSTHLIARRTASSSAGPKSGSDTPWIIGSTIGFGTLAAFILFPSGKDAAKHAVPHSHEKADISEHAPKVSLGKENVQSSDTIERAVASDDPKDVNPIANEPAGEIPSKKEGKGDKAGEDQKPEAKSGGANANETAQVQKSADANKGEEKTEVNKEEKPEEKQQGSEEGSPSAQDIKDSIVQAAVSNPFEKIWNSNHKLILILLQKANAPEVAMDAEAKGESPIGKQ, encoded by the exons ATGTCGTTCAGGACTGCCACTCGATTCACTGCCCGTCTTGCCGCCCAGCGCAACTCTACCCACCTCATCGCTCGGCGGACagcttcatcttctgccGGACCCAAGTCTGGTAGCGATACCCCTTGGATCATCGGCTCTACTATCGGGTTCGGTACTCTT GCTGCTTTCAttctcttcccttctgGAAAAGATGCGGCTAAGCACGCTGTGCCTCATTCCCATGAGAAGGCTGATATCAGCGAGCACGCACCTAAGGTTAGCCTCGGTAAAGAGAATGTTCAATCCAGCGACACCATCGAGAGGGCAGTC GCCTCTGACGATCCCAAGGACGTGAACCCTATTGCTAACGAGCCTGCTGGCGAAATCCCTTCAAAGAAGGAGGGCAAGGGCGATAAGGCTGGCGAGGATCAGAAGCCTGAGGCCAAGTCTGGCGGTGCCAATGCCAACGAAACCGCCCAGGTGCAGAAATCTGCCGATGCTAACAAGGGAGAGGAAAAGACTGAAGTAAATAAGGAAGAGAAGCCTGAGGAGAAGCAGCAGGGCTCCGAGGAGGGGTCCCCTAGTGCTCAGGACATCAAAGACAGCATCGTTCAAGCCGCTGTAAGCAATCCATTCGAGAAGATCTGGAATTCGAACCATAAGCTGATATTGATACTGTTACAGAAGGCAAATGCTCCTGAAGTCGCCATGGATGCTGAAGCGAAGGGCGAATCTCCCATTGGAAAGCAGTAA